The Candidatus Hydrogenedentota bacterium genome has a window encoding:
- a CDS encoding glycoside hydrolase family 99-like domain-containing protein, protein MSIALLLFLISAGTERPAECPIIGAIRWDGWFPGNPWEKNLAPKEWRYRLPFYGKIAEDGSCQVCSDSQETMDREIAHAKAGGIAYWAFCYYHPKSWPQADAYNYGWRRYLKSERKKDVNFCLLLQGGSHLGPAAEWAATAGEFVGLFKEPTYQRVCGDRPLLYVFACEHLIPHFGSPEAAGKAFALLREESRKAGTGDPYIVAQIWTHQIQADFLDAIRFDALGAYSAQGGKGGKQSYADLIESNRSYWERYKASGREVAPTVNAGWDGRPRNYDGPWYEQGTPREIAAAVKGAFDWIRANEAVSPARTVLVYAWNEHDEGGWLCPTLEEGAARLEAIRAMRDAYKP, encoded by the coding sequence TTGTCCATTGCGTTGCTGCTGTTCCTGATAAGCGCCGGTACGGAACGACCGGCTGAATGTCCCATCATCGGCGCGATTCGATGGGATGGTTGGTTTCCGGGCAATCCGTGGGAGAAGAACCTCGCTCCAAAAGAATGGCGTTACCGCCTGCCGTTCTACGGCAAGATCGCGGAAGACGGATCGTGCCAAGTCTGTTCGGACTCGCAGGAGACGATGGATCGCGAAATCGCCCATGCTAAGGCCGGCGGTATTGCGTATTGGGCATTTTGTTACTACCATCCCAAATCGTGGCCGCAGGCCGATGCGTACAATTATGGCTGGCGGCGTTATCTCAAGAGCGAACGCAAAAAAGACGTGAACTTCTGCCTGCTGCTTCAGGGCGGTTCTCACTTGGGACCTGCCGCCGAGTGGGCGGCGACCGCCGGCGAATTCGTCGGCCTGTTCAAGGAACCCACCTACCAGCGCGTCTGTGGCGATCGCCCGCTGCTTTACGTGTTTGCCTGTGAACATCTCATTCCCCATTTTGGATCGCCGGAAGCCGCCGGAAAAGCGTTTGCGCTTCTCCGGGAAGAAAGCCGGAAGGCCGGAACGGGCGATCCCTACATCGTGGCGCAAATCTGGACGCATCAGATTCAAGCCGATTTTCTCGACGCGATTCGCTTCGACGCCTTGGGCGCCTACAGCGCGCAAGGCGGGAAAGGCGGGAAGCAGTCGTATGCCGATTTGATCGAATCCAACCGCTCCTACTGGGAGCGATACAAGGCTTCGGGACGCGAAGTGGCGCCGACCGTCAATGCGGGGTGGGATGGACGGCCTCGCAACTACGACGGGCCGTGGTATGAACAGGGAACCCCGCGGGAAATCGCCGCAGCCGTCAAAGGCGCATTCGATTGGATTCGCGCAAATGAGGCCGTTTCGCCCGCGCGAACCGTCCTCGTCTATGCGTGGAACGAACACGACGAAGGCGGCTGGCTTTGCCCGACGCTTGAAGAAGGCGCCGCCCGGCTCGAGGCCATACGCGCCATGCGCGACGCCTACAAACCCTGA
- a CDS encoding Gfo/Idh/MocA family oxidoreductase has translation MEFTRRQFLGATASAALVAGTMGRGTVFGANERIRVACVGIHGRGGSHIDGFSDLPDSEVVALCDVDAHVLEERAAELEKKTGKKPKRFRDMRDLMADKDIDAVSFATPNHWHSLGSVWACQAGKDVYVEKPLSHEVWEGRQLVAAAEKFNRVVMHGTQRRSERDWARAIQRLQEGVIGDIYMARALCFKNRDSIGTGEPKEPPAHLDWPLWQGPAKEEPYCDLYVHYNWHWFWNYGNGDLGNQGVHQMDVAIWGMNKGLPVRIASMGGRFGYTDQGETANTQICTFAYADGTMLVFEVRGRATNDEAGARIGNLFYGSNGYMVDGKFFDKNNKEIPDEKGPGEDITVGGNHYASFIRAVRSRKPEDNPAPARVGHIASAHCHLGNIAYRLGATLTFDPASEQFTGPDAAQANPLLKREYREGFEVPQLA, from the coding sequence ATGGAATTCACGCGGAGACAGTTCTTGGGCGCAACGGCGTCGGCGGCATTAGTGGCGGGAACAATGGGACGCGGGACGGTATTCGGCGCGAACGAACGCATTCGCGTGGCCTGCGTCGGCATTCACGGGCGCGGCGGCAGTCATATAGACGGATTTTCAGACCTCCCGGATTCGGAAGTCGTCGCGTTATGCGATGTGGACGCGCACGTGCTCGAGGAGCGCGCCGCCGAACTCGAAAAGAAAACCGGCAAAAAGCCCAAGCGTTTTCGCGACATGCGCGATCTCATGGCCGACAAGGACATTGACGCCGTCAGTTTCGCGACACCGAACCATTGGCATTCACTCGGCTCGGTGTGGGCGTGTCAAGCCGGCAAGGATGTATACGTGGAGAAGCCGCTCTCGCATGAAGTCTGGGAAGGTCGCCAATTAGTGGCCGCCGCCGAAAAATTCAACCGCGTCGTCATGCACGGCACGCAGCGCCGTTCGGAACGCGATTGGGCCCGCGCAATACAGCGTTTGCAGGAAGGCGTGATCGGGGACATCTATATGGCGCGCGCGTTGTGCTTCAAAAACCGCGACTCCATCGGCACGGGCGAACCCAAGGAACCGCCCGCGCATCTGGATTGGCCGCTTTGGCAGGGACCGGCCAAGGAAGAGCCGTACTGCGACCTGTACGTCCATTACAACTGGCACTGGTTCTGGAACTATGGCAACGGCGACCTGGGAAACCAGGGCGTACATCAGATGGACGTTGCGATATGGGGCATGAACAAGGGCCTCCCCGTGCGCATCGCGAGCATGGGCGGCCGTTTCGGCTACACGGATCAAGGCGAAACCGCGAACACGCAAATCTGCACGTTCGCCTATGCGGACGGCACGATGCTCGTGTTCGAGGTGCGCGGACGCGCCACGAACGACGAGGCTGGCGCGCGCATCGGCAATCTCTTCTATGGATCGAACGGTTACATGGTTGATGGAAAGTTTTTCGACAAGAACAACAAGGAAATTCCGGACGAGAAGGGCCCCGGCGAGGACATCACGGTCGGCGGCAACCATTACGCCAGTTTTATCCGCGCCGTGCGTTCCCGTAAACCGGAAGACAACCCCGCGCCTGCGCGGGTGGGCCACATCGCTTCCGCGCATTGCCATCTCGGCAATATCGCCTACCGCCTCGGCGCAACACTAACCTTCGATCCGGCCTCGGAACAGTTCACCGGCCCGGATGCCGCACAGGCCAACCCGTTGCTCAAGCGCGAATATCGCGAAGGATTCGAAGTTCCTCAATTGGCCTGA
- the gmd gene encoding GDP-mannose 4,6-dehydratase → MPEATPRRALITGITGQDGSYLAELLLEKGYEVYGIVRRASTETFERITHIKDKIRLLQADLTDQVSLIEILHDIRPREIYNLAAMSFVPTSWKQPILTGDVTALGVTRVLEAIRVVDKSIRFYQASSSEMFGHVQETPQTEKTPFYPRSPYGVAKLYGHWITVNYRESYNIFAVSGILFNHESPRRGLEFVTRKVTHGVARIKHGLQNELRLGNLEAKRDWGFAKDYVRAMWLMLQQDAPDDYVVSSDRTHTVRDMCEVAFGRVGLDWKKYVIEDPEFYRPAEVHLLLGNSAKARAKLGWTPETSFEQLIELMVDADMERIARQIKNERA, encoded by the coding sequence ATGCCGGAAGCAACACCACGAAGGGCCCTGATCACGGGTATTACCGGACAAGACGGGTCATATCTTGCCGAATTGCTCCTGGAGAAAGGGTACGAAGTCTACGGCATCGTGCGCCGCGCGAGCACGGAAACGTTTGAGCGGATTACGCACATCAAGGACAAGATCAGGCTCCTTCAGGCAGACCTGACCGACCAGGTTTCGCTGATCGAAATCCTGCACGACATCCGCCCGCGCGAGATTTACAACCTCGCGGCAATGTCGTTCGTGCCGACCTCGTGGAAACAGCCGATACTCACGGGCGACGTGACGGCGCTTGGCGTGACGCGCGTTCTCGAAGCCATCCGGGTCGTGGACAAGTCCATCCGTTTTTATCAGGCTTCATCGAGCGAAATGTTCGGCCACGTTCAGGAAACGCCGCAAACGGAAAAAACGCCTTTCTATCCGCGCAGTCCCTATGGCGTCGCCAAACTCTATGGACACTGGATCACCGTCAATTATCGTGAAAGTTACAACATCTTCGCCGTGTCCGGCATCCTGTTCAATCATGAATCCCCCCGGCGCGGCCTCGAATTCGTGACGCGCAAGGTGACCCACGGCGTCGCGCGGATCAAGCATGGCCTGCAGAATGAATTGCGTCTCGGAAATCTCGAAGCCAAGCGCGACTGGGGTTTCGCGAAGGATTATGTCCGCGCGATGTGGCTTATGCTCCAGCAGGACGCACCGGACGATTACGTCGTATCGAGCGACCGCACGCACACCGTCCGCGACATGTGCGAGGTCGCCTTCGGCCGCGTTGGATTGGACTGGAAGAAATATGTAATCGAGGATCCCGAATTCTACCGGCCCGCTGAAGTTCACCTGTTGCTGGGAAATTCGGCCAAGGCCCGCGCCAAACTCGGCTGGACACCGGAAACCTCTTTTGAACAGTTGATCGAACTCATGGTGGACGCCGACATGGAGCGCATCGCCCGCCAAATCAAGAACGAGCGCGCATGA